One window from the genome of Xiphophorus hellerii strain 12219 chromosome 16, Xiphophorus_hellerii-4.1, whole genome shotgun sequence encodes:
- the hmox2b gene encoding heme oxygenase 2 — translation MSEKMETEANVSNGSGTGYEKEESNLSPEDLSEMLAAGTKEVHEKAENTQFVKDFLRGRIRKELFKLGAVALYHTYTAMEEEIERNKDHPQFAPLYFPAELHRHEALARDLEYFYGPDWKSKISCSQATQHYVDRIHQVGQEDPVLLVAHAYTRYMGDLSGGQVLRKVAQRALKLPPTGEGLEFYQFDAIHSAKAFKQLYRSRMNELELDMAAKKKLVAEAVKAFHFNMEVFEELEEIGKTIQEDVQDAGMSVHGEMGGDISKCPYYTAKMAASGGTAYFGQLVMAALRHPTGQVLFATWFAALAGLAAWYLM, via the exons atgtcagagaaGATGGAGACGGAAGCAAATGTGTCCAATGGATCTGGGACAGGGTATGAGAAAGAAGAAAGCAACCTCAG CCCAGAGGATCTGTCTGAGATGCTGGCTGCTGGAACTAAGGAGGTTCACGAAAAAGCAGAGAACACGCAGTTCGTGAAAGATTTCCTCAGGGGACGAATCCGCAAAGAGCTTTTCAAG cTTGGTGCTGTTGCACTTTACCACACATATACGGCCATGGAGGAGGAGATCGAGAGGAATAAGGACCACCCCCAATTTGCCCCCCTGTATTTTCCTGCAGAGCTGCACCGCCATGAAGCCCTGGCCCGCGACCTGGAGTATTTCTACGGTCCGGATTGGAAGAGCAAGATCAGCTGCTCTCAGGCCACCCAGCACTACGTGGACCGCATCCACCAGGTGGGGCAGGAAGACCCGGTGCTGCTGGTGGCCCATGCCTACACTCGCTATATGGGTGACCTGTCAGGGGGGCAGGTGCTGAGAAAGGTGGCACAGAGAGCTTTGAAGCTGCCACCCACAGGGGAAGGCCTGGAGTTCTACCAGTTTGATGCGATCCACAGTGCCAAGGCGTTCAAACAGCTGTACCGAAGCCGCATGAATGAGCTGGAGCTGGACATGGCGGCAAAGAAGAAACTGGTGGCGGAAGCTGTTAAAGCTTTTCATTTCAACATGGAG GTGTTTGAGGAGTTAGAAGAAATTGGCAAAACAATTCAGGAGGATGTTCAAGATGCTGGCATGTCTGTTCATGGGGAGATGGGAGGAGACATCAGCAAATGTCCCTACTATACTGCCAAGATGG CAGCGTCGGGGGGAACAGCGTATTTTGGTCAGCTGGTCATGGCCGCTCTCAGACACCCGACGGGACAGGTCCTGTTCGCCACTTGGTTTGCCGCCCTGGCTGGACTGGCTGCGTGGTATCTGATGTGA